In Bacteroidota bacterium, a genomic segment contains:
- a CDS encoding lipopolysaccharide biosynthesis protein gives MQDFIKKHFGNEFVKNVLTLFSGSFLAQLIPLLILPVLTRLYSTEVFAIFFIYSSIVMVLSVLSTLQMELAIVLPSNRKDAVNVLILSIIISIVVSLVLLVIIIFFSKEISILIGEKGIENWLFFVPISIFFLGIFQSFNYWCNRVKDYKSISYTKVCKSVSAASSQVSAGLMPTNNFGMIGGMLIGQFFSASFITFRVLKNERNLLADVSFSDMLSLAKKYRDIPKLNTLIGLLNNLSNHLPIFLLTKFFGSHITPHFGMAQRIVGTPMGMLSQSIGQVFYQQASDIYNRDGDLFAFIKKAYINLLKISIVPFGIAMIFAPILFNLFLGEGWEISGQFAQILVPWLFVMFLNSPITFVITILNKQKQMLVYDIFLIIFRFLALFCGYFYFDSFFVSIILFSLVGLGFNVFLMFYLFKISKSVNNDS, from the coding sequence ATGCAGGACTTTATTAAAAAACATTTTGGAAATGAATTTGTCAAAAATGTATTGACCCTATTTTCAGGTTCATTTCTTGCACAACTCATACCATTATTAATTCTCCCTGTTTTAACCAGACTATATTCTACTGAGGTTTTCGCAATTTTTTTTATTTATTCATCTATTGTAATGGTTTTATCCGTTTTGTCAACTTTGCAGATGGAGCTTGCAATAGTTTTACCTTCCAACAGAAAAGATGCAGTTAATGTTCTGATACTCAGTATAATTATTTCGATTGTGGTTTCTTTGGTTTTGTTAGTTATTATCATTTTCTTTTCAAAGGAAATTTCTATACTTATTGGTGAAAAGGGTATTGAAAATTGGTTGTTTTTTGTTCCAATAAGCATATTTTTTCTTGGAATTTTTCAATCGTTTAATTATTGGTGTAATAGAGTAAAAGATTATAAATCAATTTCATACACAAAAGTATGTAAATCGGTTTCTGCTGCAAGTTCCCAAGTTTCTGCCGGACTTATGCCAACAAACAATTTCGGAATGATTGGTGGAATGTTAATTGGACAATTTTTTTCGGCAAGTTTCATAACATTTCGAGTTTTGAAAAACGAAAGAAACTTGTTAGCAGATGTTAGTTTTAGTGATATGCTTAGCTTGGCAAAAAAGTATCGTGATATTCCAAAATTAAATACTTTAATCGGCTTGTTGAATAATTTGTCAAATCATCTTCCAATATTTTTATTGACAAAATTTTTCGGTAGCCATATCACTCCTCATTTTGGGATGGCTCAGAGAATTGTAGGTACTCCAATGGGAATGCTAAGTCAAAGTATTGGGCAGGTTTTTTATCAACAAGCATCAGATATTTACAATAGAGATGGAGATTTGTTCGCTTTTATTAAAAAAGCATACATTAATTTGCTAAAAATATCAATTGTTCCTTTTGGTATTGCTATGATATTTGCACCGATTCTTTTCAATTTATTCCTTGGAGAAGGATGGGAAATCTCAGGACAATTTGCACAAATTTTGGTTCCATGGCTCTTTGTTATGTTCCTGAATTCTCCAATAACATTTGTGATAACCATTTTGAATAAGCAAAAACAAATGTTGGTTTATGATATTTTTCTTATTATATTTAGATTTTTGGCTTTGTTTTGTGGATATTTTTATTTCGACAGTTTTTTTGTTTCCATAATTCTATTTTCGTTGGTAGGCTTGGGTTTTAATGTTTTTTTAATGTTTTATCTGTTTAAAATTTCAAAATCTGTCAATAATGATAGTTGA